A window of Candidatus Bathyarchaeota archaeon genomic DNA:
AGCCACCCCCACAACAAGCATACCAACCGCCACCATCAATGCGTATCTGCCCTAACTGCGGCACCCAAATGCAAAACAACGTAAGATTCTGCCCCAACTGCGGAACACAGCAATACTAAACCAGAAAGCCAAACAGCTTTTTGGAAAACACTTTTTTTCTTCGAAAAATAAAGAAAAAATTAGATTTGTTTAGATTGAACAGCCGTCTCCAGTGCCACAACGCCGGGCAGTTTTTTACCCATCAAAAACTCGATGAGTGCGCCGCCTGCGGTACTGATGTAGCCAATTTTGGGGGTTAAGCCGTATTCTTGGATGGCTGCGATAGTGTTTCCGCCGCCTGCTAAACTGAATGCGCTGCTTTCAGCTATAGCGGTTAGGACGCCTTTGGTGCCCCAATTAAATTGGGGGTTTTCATATACGCCCATGGGTCCGCTGACCACGATGGATTTGGCGGATTTAATGAGTGCGGCGTAGTTTTGGACGGTTTTGGAGCCTAAATCCAGAATCGTGTATTCGGTGGGTAGTTGGTCAACGGGGATTTCTAGGCGGTCGCCATAAACATTTAAAGCAACGTCAACTGGAACTTGGATTTTGTCCCCGAATTGTTCAATCAAGGCTTTTATGCCTGGTAGAAACTGTGTTAATTCTTTCTTTGCCAAAAACTCCATCGTCGGCTTTCCCAAGTTAACGCCTTTAGCCGCCAAAAACAACTGCGAAGTTACGCCGCCAACCAAAACGTAGTCAGCTATGCCGTTCCCTAAAACGTACTTGCTGATTTCTAGGCTATCGTCGGCTTTTGCGCCACCCATAACGTAGACACATGGGTGCTCAGGTTTCTCAAGCGCCTTACTAAGCGAGGATAATTCGCGTTCCATTATGCGGCCAGCGGCGGAGGGCAAAACTGCGGTGAAGCCAACCATTGACACGTGACCACGGTGAGCGGCAGAGAAAGCGTCGCTAACAAAGAGGTCTGCCAACGGCGCCAGTTTCTGCACCAACTCAGTTTTGGCTTGCTGCTCGGGGGAGCCGCTTTTGGTTTCCCCGTCCCAGCTCCGTACGTTTTCCAGCACCAAGATTTCTCCAGCTTGGAGGTTTTTTATTGCGGCTTGGGCTTTTTCGCCAAAGAGATCGTCGACGTATTTTATTGGGCATTTGAGGATAGTTTGGAGGATTTCAGTGTGGGTTTTAAGTGTGGTGTAGTCGGGGTCACCTTTACGGCCTTGGTGAGCGATGACGACGGTTTTGGCGCCTTTCTCGGCGAGTTCTTTAAGTGTTGATTCGGCATGGGCGCGGATACGTACATCGCTTGTGACTTTTTTGGTTTGGGGGTCAATTTCAGAGTTGAAGTCTACACGGACAAGAACAGTCTTGTTTTTTACGTCAAAATCGTTTAGGGTTTTGTATTTTGCCATGGAAATCCTCTCGAATTGTCTAAGAAAAAGAAAAGAAAGAATAATTAAATCTTACTTGCAGACTATAAGCCTGCTTTTTTACCGATTAACTCTATGAAGTCAACCATGCGGTTGCTAAAGCCCCACTCGTTATCATACCAAGAGAAGACCTTCACAAAGTTGCTTTTCTCGCCAAGCACCATAGTTAAACCTGCATCGAAAACGCTGCTGTAGGTGCTGTGCAAAACGTCGCTTGACACGATGGGATCTTCTGTGTACTGAAGAATGCCTTTGAGTTCGCCTTCAGCGGCCCTCTTCATGGCGGCGTTGATGTCCTGTTTGGTGACTTCTTTACCTAAAACGCAGGTTAAGTCCACGATAGATACATCGGGTGTGGGTACACGCAGTGAGATACCGTTCATTTTGCCACTACAGTTGGGCAATACTTCGCCGATGGCTTTGGCAGCGCCTGTGCTGGTTGGGATGATGTTTAGGGCCGCAGCACGTGCACGTCTGAGGTCTTTGTGGACCAAGTCGAGGACTTTTTGGTCATTGGTATAACTGTGACAGGTGGTCATGAACGCTTTTTCTAAGCCAAAGTTGTCGGCTAAAACTTTGCTGATGGGTGCTAAAGCGTTGGTGGTGCAGCTGGCGTTGGAGAGTATGTTGTCGGTTTCGGGGTTGTAGGTGTCTCCGTTGACGCCTAAAACTATGGTTTTATCGGGTTTCTCGGCTGGCGCAGATATAAGGACTTTTTTTGCGCCTGCAGTTAAATGTTTAGATGCGCCTTCACGGTTAGTGAACAAACCAGTGCTTTCAACCGCCAAATAAACGCCCAGTTGCTTCCACGGTAGATTCCCAGGGTCCTTTTCTTGAACACACTTGAGCACTTTTCCGTTTACGACCAAATCATTGCCCTGCACTTCTACGGTACCTGGAAATCGACCGTGAACGGAGTCGTATTTTAGGAGCATCGCGTTGGTTTTTGCGTCAGCTAAATCGTTAACTGCTACAAAATCGATGTTGGCTTGTTTTTCTATGGCAGCTCGGTAGATGAGTCTGCCTATTCTTCCAAAACCGTTGATTCCGACTTTTATTGCCATAAAGCTTTTCTCCTATTGGATGCGCAGTTAAAATCGAATCTAGGTTAATTAATTTTCCTACCCACCAAAAATCTTGAATGCAGAATCACCCGCAACTCTGCCATCTGCAAAATAATTCCAATAAAACACGCTCTAAACCAGCAATCCAATGTAGGAACAGGCTAACATAGAAATCACCTGGTGCTCTGCTACCTCCTCCCCTCCCTTATATAAAGAACAAAAATTTGAGACGCCTAAGAGCCGCTGACAACTAGAAAGCACACGCGTCAATTAGCAGGTAAACTATTTTTTACTATTGCTACAAGTGCCTCTTTGACAAAAGGCGGCAAATCAACCCCCTCACAATCCGCCAGTTGCTCGCAGCCGTTGGTTGGTGTAGCAAAGCATTTGGTTATGGTTTCCCAATCTTTGTAGTCTGTTGGCAGCAAGTTCTTCTTGTAGTCGTCATCCATCTTTGCAGCCGCCAACAAAACCGCGCTACTGCAGGGGTTCTGAGCTAAAATCTTTCTCAACTGCTCCGCGGTCACCTTTAAGCCTTCGATTTTAGATACCTCAGCAGCCAACTTTTCAACTGGCAGATGCCTCTCACGTAGCCTATCTAGAACGCTGCGGTTAGCCCAAACAGGCTCCTGCTTAAGCAACGCCTGCGTAACCGCTTTGCGTGCACAGTGCCCGACGAGTTGCCCCAGTTTTGATGCTGGACCACCCAAAACCACCTCTTTACCTTTGCCTGTCGTGGCTACGGTGACGCTGTCGGTGATGGAGCCTGTGGCGGAGTCGCCTGTGTAGCGGCTTCTCATGTCAAAATCGCGGAGGGCGGCTGATTTGGCTTCTGTAGCGGTTATGAGGGCGGCGACCATGCAGCTTTCAGAGGGGTTGCCGTCGATGAAAACGATTATGTTTATGGTTCCTGTGATTTTTTCGACTCTTATGTCTTCGCCGCTGGATTCTCCGTGCGAGCACCCCGCGGTTGCGGCAACACTAACAGTGAAGTCTTCGTCTTTTTTGGTTACGAGGGCATAGTTTTTGATTTTGGCGGCCGTTACCATGGCGAGGTAGTCTTTGGTTATGTTTAGTTTTGCTGCAGATTGGGTGATAAGTTGCAGCGGGTCAAGGTGCAAGGAGAGGTCACTGTAGCCCTCCGGCACCCCAATATTAAGGACGGCCTTAACCTGTCTGCTCCCGCCGTTAAAAATTGCGGAGCTAACTGTCTTTAAAGGATTATCACAAATTACGGCTAGCACGTTGTCTTTTATGACAAGCTTTGTTTTTTCTGCTAAATCAAACTGCTCCAATCTGTAATCCCGCTGCTACTTTTGGGGTTTGCCAACGTTTAACGTGATGGCTTTAGCTGGACAAAGGTTGACGCAGACACCGCATTTGGTGCATTGGACAACCGCGATGACTTGGGGTTTGCGGTTTTTGCCCTCTTCAAGGGCGCCTTGGGGACAAACACCGATGCATATTTGGCCGGTGCAGGGAGGGCATTTGGCGGTGTCGATGGTTATGGGTGACTTATGTTTGTCCATGCGAAATCAACAACTAAATAAGCGCCAACAATATATCTGTTGCGAGCAAAGGTATTGGGCATGCAAATAGGCTTAGTCACATACAAACCCGAGTTCGTCGAAGGCTATGATGTTCATGTTTACTTCTCTAAATGGGTGGATGGTCAAGTTTTTCCCGCTGCAAAGGGCATGCAAAATGACGTGACTGTTTTCTGCGACGCCAAAGCCATCCGAGAAGACCCCAACATCGTTTCACTCTCCAAAGGTGGCCCCGCATTACGTCGGAACCGTAAATCGAATTTAGCGTTTGACTTCGTCTGCCCTACCCATCAGGGATACCGCAAAAAAGTCTTCGACTATCTTGACGATGTTTCTAAGCAGGATATTCAAGGAGTTACCCTTAATCTCTACCACTTCGCTGATCAAGACTACTGCACCTGCCCAAGATGCACTGAGCAGCGCGAAAAAAGCAGATTGAACTGGACAGAGTGGCGAGCCAAAACGATAACCGCGTTCCTAAAAGAAGCTAAAACCCACACTAAAGGCACTTTTGCGGTTGAAATGTTCCCGGACCCTGTTTTGGCTAAGGAACGCTTTGGTATAGATTTCGCGGCTATTGCTGAGTTGGTGGATTACTTCCATGTGCCGCTGTCGTCGAGGGATTACTTCACTAACTACTGGGTTGACACTATCGTCCGCGACTTCGTTGCCACCTTAAAGAAGCCTGTTGTGGTGGAGTTGAGTGCGGAGATGCCGACCGACGAAAAAATCGATGCTCTTCTTAGGACTGTGGCTTATATCTCGCGCCATAACCTGATGGCGGTTTTGCTGTTGGTTCATGACTCTGAGAACGCACGGCAGGTTGCACGGTTTGCGGTGCATAACGCTGAATTCCGCGAATGGCTTCAAACCTACGATTTTAAAGAAATGATTCGTATCGTGGATAATTGGGCTAAACTTTACTGAGCGTCTTTCGGTATTCCCTTAGTCGCTTCATATCTAACTCTGCAGTTAACACGGAGTCTTCAGGTGCGTCTGTGACCTGGCCCAGTATGCCCCAAGGCGCGATAATGGCGCTTCTGCCGCCCCTCATGTTAGAGCATACATTGCCAACTTTTAGGACGAATACACCGTAGTCTCTAGCGATACCCTCGGTTAAGGGGTGCCCTTTTACGATTGGATGTGAACCCATGGCTGCAACGGGCAAAGAAATGATTTCTGCGCCTAACTGAGCAACCTTTTTAACTAGCGCGGGGTCAAAGCTGTCAGCGCAAACCAGCAGCCCTATCTTGCCGAGTTCCGTATCCACAGCCAATGGCTGGTCACCTCTGGCGACGCCTGCAGTGATTTCGGCTTGGATGGGGTTGATTTTTTTGTACTTAGCCAATAGCGCGCCGTTTCTCCATAGGGTGCTTGTGTTGTAGTATTTGCCGCTGTCTTCCTGTAGGACTGTGCCGCCTAAGAGGTAGATGTTACCGATTAGTTTGGAGACTTCTTGGAGGAATTCGAGGGTTTTGGTGCAGGTTTCTTGGCTGATTTTGGCTGCGTCGGTGAAGTCTGCCATGCAGTTTGGGACGGTAAAGTATTCGGGTAAGGCTATTAGGGCTGGGTTTTGTTTGGCGGCTTTGAGGATGGCTGTTTTGGCGGCTTTGAGGTTTGCTTCAAGGGTGGGTCGGATTTCCATGTGGAGTATGCTGACTTTCATTGAGTTTCCTCTTTGGGGTTGTGTATTGGTTTGGTTGATGGCTTTTGAAGTTTACTGTGTTTTTTGTAAGAGGCGATTGTGGTGAATGATTGGTGTTGTCGGCGCCTTAAAGTGAGCTAAGCGATGTGTTTGTTTAAATTTTTTGCATATTTTTATACAAATGTTCAGGTTTTAAAGTCTTTTATATGCATGCAGTAAACTTAATTAGCGGCGAAGCGACAGACACTATAACAAAAGTGATGTAAATGGCCATTAACGAAACAGAAGTTAACAAATACAAAGCAGAAGCCCGAGAACTAGTCCACAAAGTAGTAAAGAAAAACCTAGCCGACGGCTTCCTTTTCTCCGCAGGAACCGACACCCAAATAATCGCCTACGAAGCAGTCAAATACAAACCCGACATCCCCTGCCTAACCCTCGCGTTTAAACATGGACAACCCAAAGACACCGAATACGTCAAAAAAATGGTTGAACTCCTCCACCTCAAACACGAAACCTACCAATTCGGCAAAGAAGAAGTCTACAAATTCTACCCAAAAGTCGTCGAAGCCCTCAAAAAATATGACCCCATGGAAATCCGCAACAGCCTCCCCGTCTACATCGGCTTAACACTCCTAAAACCCAAGGGCATAAAAACCGTCTTCACAGGAGACGCTTTAGACGAGCTTTTCGGTTACCCTTGGCAGTTCCACCTAAGCGAAGAACAGTTTGCAGTTAAACAGAAGGAAATGTGGGCGGAAATGGGTTTCTCCTCGTTCCCTATGGCTGAATCGATGGGCATGCAAATCAAAGCACCTTACCGCGACCCCGAATTCATGGAATGGGCCATGAAGCTGCCAATCAAATACAAAATCAACATGTACAACGGCGTCAAATACAGCAAATGGATCCTACGTAAAGCCTATGAAGACGTCATCCCCAAAGACATCATCTGGCGACCCAAAGCGCCACTGGAAGCAGGCACTGGCACAGAAACCCTGCGCACCTACTTCAACGACTTAGTTGAAGACAAAGAATTCAACGAGAAGAAAGCAGCTATCAAAGCCGAAGACGACGTTGAAATCCAAGACAAAGAACAACTGCTCTATTACGAAGTGTTCCGCAAGAAATTTGGCAAACCTAAAGACGTCTTCCCCAAAGTCGAAGGTGCAGTGCAATGCCCCAAGTGCAAAAGCCACCTCGTAACTAAAATCCAGTTCTGCAAAGTTTGCGGAGCTTACCCCATCTAACATTTTTCTTCTTTTTGTTAGATTTTTATAGAGAAAAAAATTAGGGTTTAGAGTTTTTTCTCAGCAACACAACGATTACGACGCCAAATACAGCTATAACCGCGACGATAATCAGGGCAATTGTCCAGTCTGAGTTAAGACCGTTTGGTTCTGGGGTGGGTGAAGCTGGGGGGTTTGCGGTGGGCTGTGTTGTGGGGGGTATGTAGGTGGTTGGCGCAGGCGTGGGGGTGGCTGTTGGAGTGGGAGTTGCGGTTAAGTCCGGGATTCGGGCAATTAACGTTGACGAACCATTGTTTCCTGCATGATCTATAACGGACAAAGTCACCGTATAGTTCCCTGCATCAGTATACGCATGAATTACTGTTACGCCGCTTGTAACGTTGCCATCTCCAAAATCCCAAACTACATTTG
This region includes:
- a CDS encoding phosphoglycerate kinase — protein: MAKYKTLNDFDVKNKTVLVRVDFNSEIDPQTKKVTSDVRIRAHAESTLKELAEKGAKTVVIAHQGRKGDPDYTTLKTHTEILQTILKCPIKYVDDLFGEKAQAAIKNLQAGEILVLENVRSWDGETKSGSPEQQAKTELVQKLAPLADLFVSDAFSAAHRGHVSMVGFTAVLPSAAGRIMERELSSLSKALEKPEHPCVYVMGGAKADDSLEISKYVLGNGIADYVLVGGVTSQLFLAAKGVNLGKPTMEFLAKKELTQFLPGIKALIEQFGDKIQVPVDVALNVYGDRLEIPVDQLPTEYTILDLGSKTVQNYAALIKSAKSIVVSGPMGVYENPQFNWGTKGVLTAIAESSAFSLAGGGNTIAAIQEYGLTPKIGYISTAGGALIEFLMGKKLPGVVALETAVQSKQI
- the gap gene encoding type I glyceraldehyde-3-phosphate dehydrogenase; its protein translation is MAIKVGINGFGRIGRLIYRAAIEKQANIDFVAVNDLADAKTNAMLLKYDSVHGRFPGTVEVQGNDLVVNGKVLKCVQEKDPGNLPWKQLGVYLAVESTGLFTNREGASKHLTAGAKKVLISAPAEKPDKTIVLGVNGDTYNPETDNILSNASCTTNALAPISKVLADNFGLEKAFMTTCHSYTNDQKVLDLVHKDLRRARAAALNIIPTSTGAAKAIGEVLPNCSGKMNGISLRVPTPDVSIVDLTCVLGKEVTKQDINAAMKRAAEGELKGILQYTEDPIVSSDVLHSTYSSVFDAGLTMVLGEKSNFVKVFSWYDNEWGFSNRMVDFIELIGKKAGL
- a CDS encoding adenosylcobinamide amidohydrolase encodes the protein MEQFDLAEKTKLVIKDNVLAVICDNPLKTVSSAIFNGGSRQVKAVLNIGVPEGYSDLSLHLDPLQLITQSAAKLNITKDYLAMVTAAKIKNYALVTKKDEDFTVSVAATAGCSHGESSGEDIRVEKITGTINIIVFIDGNPSESCMVAALITATEAKSAALRDFDMRSRYTGDSATGSITDSVTVATTGKGKEVVLGGPASKLGQLVGHCARKAVTQALLKQEPVWANRSVLDRLRERHLPVEKLAAEVSKIEGLKVTAEQLRKILAQNPCSSAVLLAAAKMDDDYKKNLLPTDYKDWETITKCFATPTNGCEQLADCEGVDLPPFVKEALVAIVKNSLPAN
- a CDS encoding 4Fe-4S binding protein: MDKHKSPITIDTAKCPPCTGQICIGVCPQGALEEGKNRKPQVIAVVQCTKCGVCVNLCPAKAITLNVGKPQK
- a CDS encoding carbon-nitrogen hydrolase family protein gives rise to the protein MKVSILHMEIRPTLEANLKAAKTAILKAAKQNPALIALPEYFTVPNCMADFTDAAKISQETCTKTLEFLQEVSKLIGNIYLLGGTVLQEDSGKYYNTSTLWRNGALLAKYKKINPIQAEITAGVARGDQPLAVDTELGKIGLLVCADSFDPALVKKVAQLGAEIISLPVAAMGSHPIVKGHPLTEGIARDYGVFVLKVGNVCSNMRGGRSAIIAPWGILGQVTDAPEDSVLTAELDMKRLREYRKTLSKV
- a CDS encoding asparagine synthase C-terminal domain-containing protein yields the protein MAINETEVNKYKAEARELVHKVVKKNLADGFLFSAGTDTQIIAYEAVKYKPDIPCLTLAFKHGQPKDTEYVKKMVELLHLKHETYQFGKEEVYKFYPKVVEALKKYDPMEIRNSLPVYIGLTLLKPKGIKTVFTGDALDELFGYPWQFHLSEEQFAVKQKEMWAEMGFSSFPMAESMGMQIKAPYRDPEFMEWAMKLPIKYKINMYNGVKYSKWILRKAYEDVIPKDIIWRPKAPLEAGTGTETLRTYFNDLVEDKEFNEKKAAIKAEDDVEIQDKEQLLYYEVFRKKFGKPKDVFPKVEGAVQCPKCKSHLVTKIQFCKVCGAYPI